GTAGTTGTATTTTAGTTTTGACACTGTTTtaatgtctgttgttttgtgtCCTTAAACTTGTGTCTTTTTTCACCTTAGACTTGATGGCACTGAAAGAGGAGAGCGAAGTACTGAATGAAACGGAAGATAAAGATCATAATTTCATAAATGGAGAAATATCTTTTAGCTGTTCACAGACTGAAAAGTCTTCCTCAAGAAAAAGGGATCAAAAGACAGGAAGAAGTTatttcacctgccaacagtgtggaaagagtttcaatcGAACAGAAAGTTTTAAAAGAcatatgagagttcacactggagacaAGCCTTATGCCTGCCAACAATGTGGAAAGCATTTCAGTCAAAGAATATGTCTTAAAAGACACAttagaattcacactggagagaagccatacacgtgccaacagtgtggaaggAGTTTCACTCAGCTTGGAAACCTTGGAGTCCACATGAgtgttcacactggagagaggccTTACAcatgccaacagtgtggaaaaggTTTCAACTGGAAAGGAACTCTTCATTGCCACATgaaaattcacactggagagcgtcttttcacctgccaacagtgtggaataAGTTTCGCTCAAAAAGGAAGCCTTAACAGACACAAgaaaattcacactggagagaagccttacacctgccaacagtgtggaataAGTTTCATTGAAAAAGGAACCCTTAAAAggcacatgagagttcacactgcagagaagccttacacatgtgatcagtgtggaaagagttttaatCAAGATGAAAAGcttaaagtccacatgagaACTCATCAAGGAAAACCCCACacatgccctcagtgtggaaagagtttctctCAAAAACGAAACTTTGAAGACCACGTGAGAATTCACTCTGGAGAGAAACCCTACACATGCCCTCAGTGCGGAAAGAGGTTTAATTATAAACGACACTTTGAAGATCACATAAGAATTCACACCGGAGAGCAACCCTACAcatgctctcagtgtggaaagagtttctctCAAAAACGAAACTTTGAAGACCACGTGAGAATTCACTCTGGAGAGCAACCCTACacatgccctcagtgtggaaagaggtTTAATTATAAACGACACTTTGAAGACCACATAAGaactcacactggagagaagcctttcacctgccaacaTTGTGGAAAATGTTTCAGCCGAAAAGGAAGCCTTAACAggcacatgagagttcacactggagagaagccattTACATGTGGTCACTGCGGAAAGAGTTTCGGATATAAAGCAGCACTTAAATACCACATGAGTCTGCACATATGAGAgaactgtatttttatgttatcaGTGTGGCATGAGTCATGTAATAACACCAGAGAGAAGCCTTTGCTGTGCCATCACTGTGGAAAGACTTGCAGAAACAAGACAATCTTGAGGTTCACAGAAGCACCACTGACATAGTTCAAAATCGTTGAGCAGTGTATTAGGGTTCGTTTACACCTggattaaaaaatgtgttttggttGATCGGATCACAAATagacttcctgtttcacagtcTCTTTTGTCCACTTTCGATCACTTCTGTCTCCATTTTTTCAAGGGGAGTGTCAAAGGGAGGGTAAATGCATGGGATCTTTCAGATCTTTtgattaaaagaataaaaaatgtttgcgcaatttacatatataaacacaaatctAGGGAAAACTACCAAAGCGGGAAAAATACAATGAAGAAGACTTAGTAAGCAATGCTGGTGATAATGAGAAGCAGGGCTCTGAACCTGTTCGAGGaacgaaaacaaaaacaaacaaaattttgAGAGGAACAGAAACTAAATCAAATTTTATAGCTCCGAACAGAATCGAAAATTCGAAATGACCATTAAACAGTTAATAACGTTATTTTATAGttccatttaatatttgaaatttgaCGTTTAGTGATGTAAATTTTACATCACTAAACGTTTTTATAGttccatttaatatttgaaatttgatTTTGCCTGCAAATGTGACGTTGATGCATCCAATGAGTGAAATGCCCACGCTCAGCTGTGAACTCATCATTTTAGGTAAGTCGCAATGGCAATGCCCCTTTCACACATAATACAGACTTTACTGGAAAACTATAGGCTTACATAAAAGGAATAGCCTGTATTGGCctatatgcaaaatatatattttacttaaagggatagttcacccaaaaatgaaaattctgtcattaatttaccctcatgttgttccaaacccctaagaccttcattcatctttggaacacaagtTAAGATGTTTTGGATttaatccgagagctttctgatcctcccatagacagcaagggtccttacttgttcaaggctcagaaaggtaccaaaaacattgtcaaagtagtccatgtgacatcagtggttaaaTCGGAATGTTATGAAGCAACAACGATACTTTTTGAgcgaaaaaacaaacaaaaataacgactttattcaacattttCTTCTCTTCCTTATCTGTTTTGGAGGCGCGTTCACGAGAGCGCCTCCACACATACGTATATGCGCTGTTGACATGTGAATCTTCAGGGATCTCCTGACATTAAACATGCCATTTACACGAACCTGGCGCCAGTGTTATGATGCTGCTGTCGGATGAATAAAACCGCCATTAGTTCACTCAGTGATATATCTCTCACAAGCTATCTCATGCTTTTTGCGCCGCACTTTGTTTACTGTTGTAGGAAGACCGCAACGGATAATCCGTCAGCAGCACCATACGTATGCGTGGAGGCGCTCTCGTGAACGCGACTCCAAAACATGACAGTTTTGAATGATGtcttgtaataataaaatgtgacgtGAACCTATGCAACttgatttttttccctctcaaaaccagtcttaagtcgctggggtatatttgtagcaatagccagcaATACATTTAATGGGttaaaattatctatttttcttttatgcaaaaaatcattaggatattaagatcatgttccatgaagatattttgtaaatttcctaccgtaaatatatcaaaacttaatttttgattagtaatatgcattgctaagaacttaatctGGAcaaattttctcaatatttctcAAGATTTTCAGCAATCTTTCACTTACAGGCAGCATCAATCAACTTTACACAGTAGCCTGTCTCTTGGTCAACTACCAAAACAGACCCTTAGTTAAAGTCTGGCCAAGCAATTACTAATGCTGTAGAAGCAGAATTAGACAGAAATGCAATGTCTACAAATGTATATACTTTATAATCACTTGAAACTAATCATTTTGGTTTTAAGCTCTAGAATAAGCTCTTCATATTAttcactgtacatacatactgtaatttgaaatgaaattgtCAGCAAATGTAAAATTGAGCTTAACACAGAAGTGTCTCTGTAAATGCGCTGCACAAACATGTCATCATGGGCACAGATAACAAAGTCACACCATTCCATGCCTGTGATGAGCAACTGCCCCTGCACTTGCCAATAATAAGGATGGCTTTTCTTCAGTTTGTATGTGCCATGGTCAGCTCTGGGGTACCTGCAGTCAATGTAGCTTACTGCATTTggacattttatttcaaccaAGCCAAATGATGGTCTCTCAAGCAGGCCATATACCAGCCCATCAGGTGCATCTGGATGAATCACCAGTCCACATTTCCTTTTCAGAGTTGCATAGTCCTTTAAAGGGGGTCGCACACCGGATGAGAAACGCGCGACGCTGCGACTCAGGACGCTGTTCAAATTCCTGCCGCGCCACAGAGCACCATCTGCatagttttatattaaatattatttatataaattattatattatttgtctCAAATCGTTGTTAATACATTATACCAAGATTCCACTGCTGCAAAATACTTCTTACATTTGTTTTACAGCTTGAATAAAAGGTAAACATAtagaattaaatgtataatatacgtagtccttttaatcttttatttttctcttgagacatttttacatacgcaaaatattacagtattggCCCATGTAAAATTTGCCTGTCGTCAgctgccacctactggattTACCAGGTCACAACCGTCACGACACAATTCAGGTCATTTAAATAGCGGAGTAGCGGACCGCAATGGACTCTGAGGTAAAATGTTCAGTGACAGGGGTTAGCAAACACCTGTATGCAATTGTACAGTACAATCATAAAATAACGTACAATACAGACATTGTCTTAATTTCATAATGtccttaaaaataacaataatgttgACCACAAACTGacaattatgttattttaagtAAACAAATCCTCATGTTGAATAAAGAAAAACTACTTCAACAGGAATATGATTATAATTAGTTAAGTTAACAAAGAAATAAGCATACCTTGCACAAACAaatatgcagcatctttgtttttattgagcAAACAAATCATATTAGTAGCTACAGCATAAGAAATGTTGAAATTGcttataataatacaaaagaaTGCTAATAATTGATGAATGGCAATCTAGCCTAATATGAATGCTAATGATAATCAAAGACTAATTTATGAGCTAAGCAGGAATAAGATATCTTATAGTGATCAAATCTAAtatcaattaaattattaaagtaaAGTCAGTAAGGCAACACTATTGTGACCATTTCATTCTGCCAAGATACATGTCCTTCAGAGTTGAAAAAAGAGCAGAATTTATCTCGAACAGTGTAGGCCTCCCTTGCATCACGAGGTCCACCAGCAGTAGAGATGCTCTGCATTGATCCAGTAGTTGGAGCACTGGTATTTAGCCACCTCTCTACTTCCATTGGCTTGAGAAGAAAGTTGTGCAGGAGGCATGCTGAAAAATAAGGCTGTTTATTTTGTCAGGGTGTATGTTGATCCTGTTATGCAGCATTGCGCTCTCGAGACAATCTGTAGTTGAAGATGCGTTGTTGTGTGGGTAAGTCTCGACCAGGGTATGGCCGCATCAGGTAGGTTTTTAATGGGAATGCTGCATCCCCAACAATGGTGAATGGCATGTTCCCCAGATGCTCTGCTCCTGGTAGCTGCTGATCATCTGGCATCTTGCATCCAATGCCTGCCCTATGGCTGCAAAGACAGCCCCATCACTTGACCGTCCATACTCTCCAATACGGACTAGACTGAAGCAATATTCAGCATCGACCACAGCCAATAATActacagaaaatgtttttttgtaattaaagtAAAGGCTGCCTGAATGAGCTGGTGCAAAGAGGAGGATGTGCTTCCCTTCTATCGCTCCTATGCAGTTAGGGAAATTCCACCTAGTTGAAAACTTAATGTAATGTGTAGTAATGCACTTAAAATTAACTTTGTAACAAAGAGTGCCTATGACTAAAGTATGACTTGAAGTAgacttttaaagggatagttcacccaaaaatgaaaattctgtcattaatcactcaccctcatatcgtttcatcaaaaatatatcttactttgtgttccgaagatgaacgaaggtcttacgagttaggaacgacatgagggtgagtaattaatgacagaattttcatttttgggtgaactatccctttaatggtagtaaaaaaaaagttgtcccTCTGTCTTTTACCCAGTACAATCAGTAATGTGGATTTCGAAAACTATATGGATGGGTCGATCCATGAAGGTGATTTAGACACACAAATGACTTCAGAAGAGGAAAGCCCTGTACCGGAGACAGCAGGGACTGAAAGTGAAGAAGTTCTACAACGGCCCCAGAGAcccagaagaaaaagaagagacAACCCAAATTAATGAACACACAAATTAATGAAAAACTTATAGACGTTTTAGTAACTCCAACAGTGCCACCAAAACAACATGAAACATGAAACAGAGCTTTTCCTTCTAAGTTTAGCACCTCAAATGAGATCTCTGGGAAAAAGAGAACAAACCAGAGCCAAAATAGGGATGCTACGTATCCTGGATGACCACATCATGGGCCAGGTGTGCCTAGTTACCACACACTGGTACTACTGGTGATCTCCAAAGTGACCCCGAACCAGAACCAGAAAGCTGAGAGTCATACCAGCAGAAAACAAAAGATGCGAGTAAACGAAAAGGGTACTGTGGATATTCTTGGCCAAAGTAAATCCCCAACCAAATCAGCAAAATACCTTAAAAGCCAAGTCAATTATTGTTTTGTATGTGGAAAACGTCTAACAAAATTTGCACGTCATCTCTAGAGGCatgtaaatgaaaatgctgAAATTGCACAGGCACTCCAGTTCCCCAAATCATTAAAGGACAGAAAGGTTCTTCTTGAGAAATTCCAAAACCTTGGCAACTTCAAGCACAACTCAATTGTTAAAACCACAGGATCAGGCTGTCTTAAAGTGAAAAGGAGTTCCAAACAGAGCAGCAGCCCTGAGACGTATGATTACTGCTTGTAATGTAAGGGTATGTTATCCAGAAAAGAACTTTCTCGACATATGAAAAGATGTGCTCTAAGACCAGAGAATAATGTTGAAGAAGGACCTgagctgagagagagagtctttgGTATAGCATCTGCTCAATCCACAATGTCCCAGCCAATTTCAAGTGAACTTTGGTCAGTGCTGGGCAAAATGCACAAGGATGACGTGTCCACTGCAATAAGGAATGGGAGTGACAGATCAAAGCATgagtatacaggtgctggtcatctaattagaatatcattaaaaagttgatttatttcactaattccattcaaaaagtgaaacttgtatattatattcattcattacacacagactgatatatttcaaatgtttatttcttttaattttgatgattagagcttacagctcatgaaagtcaaaaatcagtatctcaaaatattagaatattacttaagaccaatacaaagaaaggatttttagaaatcttggccaactgaaaagtatgaaaatgaaaagtatgagcatgtacagcactcaatacttagttggggctccttttgcctgaattactgcagcaatgcggcgtggcatggagtcgatcagtctgtggcactgctcaggtgttatgagagcccaggttgctctgatagtggccttcagctcatctgcattgttgggtctggtgtctctcatcttcctcttgacaataccccacagattctctatggggttcaggtcaggcgagtttgctggccaatcaagcacagtaacaccacagtcattgaaccagcttttggtacctttggcagtgtgggcaggtgccaagtcctgctggaaaatgaaatcagcatgtccataaagcttgtcagcagaaggaagcatgaagtgctctaaaatttcctggtagatggctgcgttgactgtggacatcagaaaacacagtggaccaacaccagcagatgacacggcagcccaaatcatcactgactgtggaaacttcacactggacttcaagcaacatggattctgtgcctctccactcttccttcagactctgggaccttgatttccaaatgaaatgtaaaatttactttcatctgaaaagaggactttggaccactgagcaacagtccagttctttttctccacagcccaggtaagacgcttctgatgttgtctctggttcagaagtggcttggtagcccttttcctgaagacgtctgagcgtggtgactcttgatgcactgactccagcttcagttcactccttgtgaagctctcccaagtgtttgaatcggctttgcttgactgtattctcaagcttgcagtcatccctgttgcttgtgcaccttttcctacccaaatttttccttccagtcaactttgcatttaatatgctttgatacagcactctgtaaacagccacacctttcagtaatgaccttctgtgacttaccctctttgtggagggtgtcaatgttcgtcttctggatcattgccaagtcagcagtcttccccattattgtggtttcaaagaacaagagatacccagaatttatactgtagggatggtcatttattcaaactcaaatgtaaatattctaatattttgagatactgatttttgactttcatgagctgtaagctctaatcatcaaaattaaaagaaataaacatttgaaatatatcagtctgtgtgtaatgaatgaatataatatacaagtttcactttttgaatggaattagtgaaataaatcaactttttgatgatattctaattatatgaccagcacctgtataagaCAGAAAGTAAGGGAACTTGGGAGATTACTTGTGACTTTGCGCCACACAACAACAATCCATAACATGGAAGAGGCAATAAAACCAGGCAACTTCTTTATTCTTACTAGTGCTGTCGAGAGTTTCAGGTTTTGATCACGAAAACAACACATTCAAAGCCCCAAGTTTGGCCCTGAAAATTGGGCATTCTCTCAGAAAGATAAGCAACCTCATTATGTGTCGTGCTCTCATGGAAGAGGACCAAGAGGTGATCGATTCCATCAGGAGGTTTCATACACTTCATGAAACAAAGTGGTCTGAATTAGTTTCCCATTCTGCCTTGTCAAACCTGAGTGAGGCAAAATACAACAAGAGC
The sequence above is drawn from the Onychostoma macrolepis isolate SWU-2019 chromosome 04, ASM1243209v1, whole genome shotgun sequence genome and encodes:
- the LOC131538741 gene encoding gastrula zinc finger protein XlCGF26.1-like, whose protein sequence is MAFIKDESEDLKIDETFRVKHEDTEEQTDLMALKEESEVLNETEDKDHNFINGEISFSCSQTEKSSSRKRDQKTGRSYFTCQQCGKSFNRTESFKRHMRVHTGDKPYACQQCGKHFSQRICLKRHIRIHTGEKPYTCQQCGRSFTQLGNLGVHMSVHTGERPYTCQQCGKGFNWKGTLHCHMKIHTGERLFTCQQCGISFAQKGSLNRHKKIHTGEKPYTCQQCGISFIEKGTLKRHMRVHTAEKPYTCDQCGKSFNQDEKLKVHMRTHQGKPHTCPQCGKSFSQKRNFEDHVRIHSGEKPYTCPQCGKRFNYKRHFEDHIRIHTGEQPYTCSQCGKSFSQKRNFEDHVRIHSGEQPYTCPQCGKRFNYKRHFEDHIRTHTGEKPFTCQHCGKCFSRKGSLNRHMRVHTGEKPFTCGHCGKSFGYKAALKYHMSLHI